A single window of Flavobacterium aestivum DNA harbors:
- the bshA gene encoding N-acetyl-alpha-D-glucosaminyl L-malate synthase BshA, translating to MKIAIVCYPTFGGSGVVATELGLELARRGHEIHFITYSQPVRLALLNPNVHYHEVIVPEYPLFHFQPYELALSSKLVDMVKLHKIELLHVHYAIPHAYAGYMAKQMLKDEGIDIPMVTTLHGTDITLVGNHPFYKPAVTFSINKSDFVTSVSQSLKDDTLKLFNIKNEILVIPNFIELDKNKYDPTVPCRRSVIANPEERVITHISNFRKVKRIPDIIKIFYKVQKEIPAKLMMVGDGPEKEKAEKMCRKLGIQDKVIFFGNSSEIDRILGLTDLFILPSETESFGLAALEAMACGVPVISSNSGGLPEVNFEGVSGYLSNVGDIDEMSQNALKILKEDSVLNEFKKNALHVAEKFDIKNILPIYEDLYNKAINKYK from the coding sequence ATGAAAATAGCAATTGTTTGTTATCCAACATTTGGAGGAAGTGGCGTAGTTGCTACAGAATTAGGTTTAGAATTGGCTAGACGTGGTCACGAAATACACTTCATTACCTACAGTCAGCCCGTACGTTTAGCATTATTAAACCCGAATGTACATTATCACGAAGTTATTGTTCCAGAATATCCACTTTTTCATTTTCAGCCGTATGAATTGGCTTTATCCAGTAAACTGGTAGATATGGTGAAATTGCATAAAATAGAACTACTGCATGTTCATTATGCTATTCCACATGCTTATGCGGGTTATATGGCCAAACAAATGCTGAAAGATGAAGGAATTGATATCCCAATGGTAACAACCCTTCACGGAACCGATATTACACTTGTTGGTAACCATCCGTTTTACAAACCAGCAGTGACTTTTAGTATCAATAAATCGGATTTTGTGACTTCGGTTTCTCAAAGTTTGAAAGATGATACACTGAAGTTATTCAATATAAAAAATGAGATTCTGGTGATTCCTAATTTCATCGAATTGGACAAAAATAAATACGATCCTACGGTTCCTTGTAGACGTTCAGTTATCGCAAATCCAGAGGAAAGGGTAATTACGCATATTAGTAATTTTAGAAAAGTAAAACGAATTCCGGATATCATTAAAATATTTTACAAAGTTCAAAAAGAAATTCCTGCCAAATTAATGATGGTAGGAGATGGCCCCGAAAAAGAAAAGGCCGAAAAAATGTGTAGAAAGTTAGGGATACAGGATAAAGTGATCTTTTTCGGAAACAGTAGCGAAATAGACAGAATTTTAGGTCTTACCGATTTATTTATTCTACCATCAGAAACGGAAAGTTTTGGATTAGCGGCACTCGAAGCAATGGCTTGTGGAGTTCCTGTTATATCAAGTAATTCGGGTGGTTTACCTGAAGTAAATTTTGAAGGAGTCTCTGGGTATTTAAGTAATGTAGGGGATATTGATGAAATGTCCCAAAATGCGCTTAAAATACTAAAAGAAGATAGTGTTTTGAACGAATTTAAAAAGAATGCCTTACATGTAGCCGAGAAATTTGATATAAAAAACATTCTGCCGATATATGAAGATTTGTATAATAAAGCCATAAATAAATACAAATAG
- a CDS encoding glycoside hydrolase family 97 protein, translating to MKNNFLIYFYFFAFISIVDAQELKSPNGNLNLKFNLNTNGTPSYSLSYKQKEVIKESKMGFVIKPNISFNENFKITETTFHTENNTWEPVLGEQKTINNHYNEMIVHLTQNKSQWKMTLYFRLFDDGLGFRYEFPVQDNLRHFIIQEETSEFNLAGDHKTFWIPGDYDTNEYKYTTSKISEISKLIKEASKESLAAQSPIKNLAVQTPLMMKTEDGLYINIHEASLSNYPAMFLNIDDKTFTASSHLTPDAVGNKGYIQTGSHTPWRTIVVSDDARDILASKLILNLNEPCAFEDTSWIKPVKYVGVWWEYFIGKGSTWAYSNNQDIVIGKTDFTKLKPNGTHGANTKHVKEYIDFAAANGFDAVLVEGWNEGWEDNTAFKKERIYSFTKSYPDFDVKELSQYAAQNGVKIIMHHETTSSTAEYERQLNDAFRFMDDNNYNAVKTGYVGPIIPRGEHHDGQTMVNHYTYVAQEAAKHHIMVDSHEAVRPTGLSRTYPNWFAQESARGTEFESFGGNNPDHTTILPFTRLMGGPMDYTPGIFQGDLSVYGTMKNKLSSTLTKQLALYVTMYSPLQMAADLPENYMRFKDAFQFIKDVALDWDNSYILEAEPGDYITIARKAKGKQEWFVGGITDENPRTAMIDFSFLPKGKSYNAIIYEDDKEAHYLNKPQSYTIRKIIINNKTKLKQPLAASGGVAISIKEKK from the coding sequence ATGAAAAACAATTTCTTAATCTATTTCTATTTTTTTGCTTTTATATCAATAGTAGATGCACAAGAATTAAAATCACCTAATGGCAACTTAAATCTAAAATTCAATTTAAATACTAATGGAACTCCCTCCTACTCCTTAAGTTATAAGCAAAAGGAAGTTATTAAGGAAAGTAAAATGGGATTTGTCATAAAGCCCAATATTTCATTCAATGAAAACTTTAAAATTACAGAGACGACCTTTCATACAGAAAACAATACCTGGGAACCTGTTTTAGGTGAACAAAAAACCATAAACAATCATTATAATGAAATGATTGTGCATCTCACTCAAAACAAAAGTCAATGGAAAATGACATTGTACTTCCGCTTATTTGATGATGGACTAGGATTTCGCTACGAATTTCCCGTACAGGACAATCTGCGTCATTTCATTATTCAAGAAGAAACCAGTGAATTTAATTTGGCTGGCGATCATAAAACTTTCTGGATACCTGGGGATTATGACACCAACGAATACAAATACACCACATCTAAAATATCCGAAATATCCAAACTCATAAAAGAAGCCTCAAAGGAATCCTTAGCTGCGCAATCACCTATAAAAAACTTAGCGGTACAAACTCCCCTAATGATGAAAACCGAGGATGGGCTATACATCAACATTCACGAAGCTTCACTGAGTAATTATCCTGCTATGTTTCTGAACATTGACGACAAAACATTTACCGCCAGCTCTCACCTCACACCAGATGCTGTGGGCAACAAAGGGTATATTCAAACTGGTAGTCATACTCCTTGGAGAACTATAGTTGTTAGTGATGATGCCAGAGATATCCTTGCTTCTAAACTTATATTAAATCTAAACGAACCCTGTGCTTTTGAGGATACCTCTTGGATAAAACCCGTAAAATACGTTGGGGTTTGGTGGGAATATTTTATAGGAAAAGGATCTACATGGGCTTATTCTAACAATCAGGATATTGTGATTGGTAAAACCGATTTTACTAAACTAAAACCAAATGGTACTCATGGCGCAAATACAAAACATGTCAAGGAATATATAGATTTTGCAGCTGCCAATGGTTTTGATGCCGTATTGGTTGAAGGTTGGAATGAAGGTTGGGAAGACAATACCGCTTTCAAAAAAGAGCGTATTTACAGTTTCACAAAATCATATCCTGATTTTGATGTCAAAGAGTTGAGTCAATATGCAGCTCAAAATGGTGTTAAGATAATTATGCATCACGAAACCACATCATCTACTGCCGAATACGAAAGACAATTAAACGACGCTTTTCGTTTTATGGATGACAACAACTATAATGCTGTGAAAACGGGTTATGTAGGTCCAATTATTCCACGAGGAGAGCATCATGACGGTCAGACGATGGTAAACCATTATACTTATGTAGCACAAGAAGCCGCAAAACACCATATCATGGTTGATTCCCATGAAGCTGTTAGACCAACGGGATTAAGCCGAACGTATCCGAATTGGTTTGCTCAGGAATCCGCACGCGGAACAGAATTTGAATCTTTTGGAGGTAATAATCCAGATCATACTACAATTCTACCCTTTACCCGATTAATGGGTGGTCCCATGGATTATACTCCGGGAATTTTTCAAGGAGATTTGTCGGTTTATGGAACAATGAAAAATAAATTGAGTTCAACTCTTACAAAACAATTGGCCTTGTATGTAACAATGTACAGTCCTTTGCAAATGGCTGCCGACTTGCCCGAAAATTATATGCGCTTTAAAGATGCTTTTCAATTCATCAAGGATGTAGCATTAGATTGGGACAACTCTTATATACTAGAAGCTGAACCGGGAGATTATATTACCATTGCCCGAAAAGCAAAAGGCAAACAAGAATGGTTTGTTGGTGGTATCACTGATGAAAATCCGAGAACGGCTATGATTGATTTTAGTTTTTTACCCAAAGGGAAATCATATAATGCTATTATTTATGAAGACGACAAAGAAGCCCATTATCTTAACAAACCACAATCCTATACTATCCGCAAAATAATCATTAATAATAAAACAAAACTAAAACAACCACTTGCTGCTAGTGGTGGTGTAGCTATTTCCATAAAAGAAAAAAAGTGA
- a CDS encoding LacI family DNA-binding transcriptional regulator — translation MKKITMKDIASKAEVSVSTVSFVLNNIGEKMGISATVINKVLAVAQELNYRPNMIASSLRTGETRSIGLIIEDISNQFFSDLAKVVEDEARNLNYRVFYCSTGGDDQRADELVSSLLQANVDGFIIAPTEKLEKTIDNLLKMQVPVVLIDRYFPDQLVSSVVMDNYEGAYSATKKMMDSGCRNIAVVNVNSGMIQMKLRESGYQDALKENGIYDESLIVQINFKDSEEDKIKAITELLKNHPQVDGILFLSNYLGLCGLQAFRQLGINIPSDISVISFDDHDSFRLHTPSISVISQPIAAMAKKAIDMLVSQMTTGKHSDIEKVILKGDFVERESV, via the coding sequence ATGAAAAAGATCACAATGAAAGATATTGCGTCGAAAGCCGAAGTCTCGGTTTCAACTGTTTCATTTGTGTTGAATAATATTGGTGAGAAAATGGGAATTAGCGCCACAGTCATAAATAAAGTTTTGGCAGTGGCTCAAGAGCTAAATTATAGACCTAATATGATTGCCAGTAGCCTTAGAACTGGAGAAACCAGATCTATTGGTTTAATCATAGAGGATATATCCAACCAATTCTTTTCTGATTTGGCAAAAGTTGTAGAAGATGAAGCCAGAAATTTAAATTACCGCGTTTTTTATTGTAGTACAGGAGGGGATGATCAGCGTGCAGACGAACTGGTAAGCAGTCTTTTGCAAGCTAATGTAGACGGTTTTATTATTGCTCCTACCGAAAAATTAGAGAAGACTATCGATAATCTTCTAAAAATGCAAGTGCCGGTAGTGTTGATAGACAGATACTTTCCTGATCAATTGGTAAGCAGCGTGGTGATGGATAATTACGAAGGTGCTTATTCTGCTACCAAAAAAATGATGGATTCTGGTTGTCGGAATATTGCAGTTGTGAATGTAAATTCTGGAATGATCCAAATGAAATTAAGGGAATCAGGATATCAGGATGCACTGAAAGAGAACGGCATTTATGATGAATCACTGATAGTTCAAATTAATTTTAAGGATAGCGAAGAAGACAAAATAAAAGCAATCACGGAATTATTAAAAAATCACCCTCAAGTTGATGGGATATTATTTTTATCAAATTATTTAGGACTTTGTGGGTTACAGGCATTTCGTCAATTAGGAATCAATATACCAAGTGATATATCGGTTATTAGTTTTGACGATCATGATAGTTTCAGATTGCACACACCTTCGATATCGGTTATTTCACAGCCAATAGCAGCTATGGCCAAAAAAGCAATAGATATGCTTGTTAGCCAAATGACAACGGGGAAACATTCAGATATTGAAAAAGTCATACTAAAAGGGGATTTTGTAGAAAGAGAATCTGTCTGA
- a CDS encoding SusC/RagA family TonB-linked outer membrane protein, protein MKQILLVLGLILLGSFGAVAQNRPVSGVIMDTENKAISSATIKVKGKSISVVTDADGKFEIKVPAGEVTLSISSVGYIAKAVKVAQEDTKVTVVLAPSVESLKDVVVTSFGVKKQKKALGYAVGEIKGDELTKNKEINLGNALQGKIAGVNVSAPVTGPSGSSRVVIRGATSASGLNQPLYVVDGIPIDNSQQGNAGMWGGADKGDGMSSFNPDDIASLSVLKGSAASALYGYRGSNGVILITTKKGKGGKGIGVDFSTNSTFNTPANLLKWQDQYGAGAPVNGVPTRFSDLQELRDSYYFAWGDKYDGTNSLSIDGQNRPYKAYGKDNVNKFYRTGYSFSNTLAVSGGSDATNFRLSFGNTKDESIMPGTNFGRNNFALNFNSTPNEKISVEANAQYITEKSHNRPYLNDSPRNASFPVTFMTPGTDIRWLNNPYDENGGESDYLGANVYHTNPYFAAAETLNEDLRKRFIGSAKLNYNITEKLYAKAVIGVDDINYEYTEIEPTGINYNPGGSIENRIENRSEINGSAYLGYKGNLAKDFSLDAFVGANRQHNRFSGLKIKGNNFIVPFEYFYGNTMPDKSEVLFSESEVNSLFYSADLGYKNYLFLSLTGREDWFSTLDPSNNSTFYPSVSSSFIYSEVIDLPKWMSYGKIRAGWGNVGGALPDAYALALTYSAPDGQTDALGQPILGVNGETVPNKNLQPYNVSTIEFGFENTFFNNRISTDLTFYSKRTTNDITDADISQSSGYRTTKINVGEILNKGVEFAINAKAVKTDNFTWNVGYNFAYNNSEVINLSDQIKTKSLEGNRDSRASVVLEKGQPFGVIKAYDYLRDANGNIVIGSNGKFMRGDLIIAGQGVAPTSMGLSNDFSYKNITLSVFVDAKFGGEIYSATNQLGTRYGLSEDTLPGREGGIAVTGKDPNGNPVNTQVSAYDYWRSYSDVTSNFVYDADFVKLRAVSLSYNFPKSAFANSPFQSVSLAFSAHNLWTIYSATPNIDPESNYSNSNAQGLERASMPLTRNYGLTLNVKF, encoded by the coding sequence ATGAAACAAATATTATTAGTATTGGGACTGATATTGTTGGGAAGTTTTGGAGCAGTTGCACAAAACAGACCAGTATCAGGAGTAATTATGGATACAGAAAATAAAGCAATAAGTTCTGCTACCATTAAAGTAAAAGGGAAATCAATAAGTGTGGTAACGGATGCAGATGGTAAATTTGAAATCAAGGTTCCAGCTGGAGAAGTTACTCTATCCATCTCTTCTGTTGGTTATATCGCAAAAGCAGTTAAAGTTGCTCAAGAGGATACTAAGGTAACTGTTGTTTTAGCACCATCTGTAGAAAGTTTGAAGGATGTAGTGGTTACCTCGTTTGGGGTGAAAAAACAAAAGAAAGCTTTAGGATACGCAGTTGGAGAAATAAAAGGTGATGAACTGACAAAAAATAAAGAAATTAACTTAGGAAATGCCCTTCAGGGTAAAATTGCCGGGGTAAATGTTTCTGCACCAGTTACGGGTCCATCAGGTTCAAGCCGCGTTGTAATTCGTGGAGCGACTTCAGCTTCTGGACTTAACCAACCTTTGTATGTTGTTGATGGTATTCCTATTGATAACAGCCAACAAGGAAATGCCGGAATGTGGGGTGGAGCTGATAAAGGAGATGGTATGTCATCATTCAATCCTGATGATATTGCTTCTTTGTCTGTGTTAAAGGGTAGTGCTGCCTCTGCACTTTATGGATATAGAGGTTCTAATGGGGTTATCTTGATTACAACTAAAAAAGGAAAAGGTGGTAAAGGAATTGGAGTAGATTTCAGTACAAACTCTACTTTTAATACGCCAGCAAATCTTTTGAAATGGCAAGACCAATATGGAGCGGGAGCACCGGTAAATGGAGTTCCTACAAGATTTTCAGATCTACAAGAACTTAGAGATAGCTACTATTTTGCTTGGGGTGATAAATACGACGGGACAAACTCTCTTTCTATAGATGGGCAAAATCGTCCTTATAAAGCTTATGGGAAGGATAATGTTAATAAATTTTATAGAACAGGATATTCTTTCTCTAACACTTTGGCAGTATCTGGAGGTAGTGATGCAACCAATTTCAGATTGTCATTCGGAAACACAAAAGACGAGTCAATCATGCCGGGAACCAATTTCGGAAGAAACAACTTTGCTTTGAATTTTAATTCAACACCAAATGAAAAAATAAGTGTTGAAGCTAATGCGCAATATATTACAGAGAAAAGTCATAACAGACCTTACTTGAATGACTCTCCTAGAAATGCATCTTTCCCAGTTACTTTTATGACTCCGGGAACAGACATCAGATGGTTAAATAATCCGTATGATGAAAATGGAGGTGAATCAGATTATTTAGGAGCGAATGTGTATCATACAAACCCATATTTTGCAGCTGCTGAAACCTTAAATGAAGATTTAAGAAAACGTTTTATTGGTTCTGCTAAATTGAACTATAATATCACAGAGAAATTGTATGCCAAAGCGGTTATTGGTGTTGATGATATTAATTACGAATATACTGAAATTGAGCCTACAGGAATTAACTATAACCCAGGTGGATCTATCGAAAACAGAATTGAAAATCGTTCAGAGATTAACGGATCTGCATATTTAGGATATAAAGGAAATTTAGCCAAAGACTTTTCATTGGATGCATTTGTTGGGGCAAACCGTCAGCATAACAGATTTAGTGGTCTGAAAATAAAAGGAAACAATTTTATAGTTCCATTTGAATATTTTTATGGAAACACTATGCCGGATAAATCAGAGGTATTGTTTTCTGAAAGCGAGGTTAACTCTCTTTTCTATTCAGCCGATTTGGGATACAAAAATTATTTATTTCTTAGTTTAACAGGTCGTGAAGATTGGTTCTCTACTTTAGATCCATCTAATAACAGTACTTTTTATCCTTCTGTGAGTTCAAGTTTTATTTACTCAGAAGTGATTGATTTACCAAAATGGATGTCATATGGTAAGATAAGAGCAGGTTGGGGTAACGTAGGAGGAGCATTGCCGGATGCATATGCATTAGCTTTGACTTATTCTGCTCCAGATGGACAAACAGATGCATTAGGACAACCAATTTTGGGAGTAAACGGAGAAACGGTTCCTAACAAAAACTTGCAACCTTATAATGTAAGTACTATTGAGTTTGGTTTCGAAAATACATTTTTCAATAATAGAATTAGCACAGACTTGACTTTCTATAGCAAGAGAACGACCAACGACATCACAGATGCGGATATCTCTCAATCATCTGGTTATAGAACTACCAAAATCAATGTGGGTGAAATCCTAAACAAAGGGGTAGAGTTTGCCATTAATGCAAAAGCTGTGAAAACAGATAATTTTACATGGAATGTTGGTTATAATTTTGCTTATAATAATAGTGAAGTAATCAATTTATCAGATCAAATAAAAACTAAATCACTAGAAGGTAACAGAGATTCAAGAGCTTCTGTGGTTTTAGAGAAAGGACAACCTTTTGGGGTAATCAAAGCTTATGATTATTTAAGAGATGCCAACGGGAATATCGTAATCGGTTCTAATGGTAAATTCATGAGAGGAGATTTAATAATTGCAGGACAAGGTGTTGCTCCAACTTCTATGGGACTTTCAAATGATTTCTCATATAAAAACATTACACTTTCTGTTTTTGTAGACGCTAAATTTGGAGGCGAAATTTATTCAGCTACAAACCAATTGGGAACTCGTTATGGATTATCAGAGGATACACTTCCAGGACGTGAGGGAGGAATTGCTGTAACAGGTAAAGATCCTAATGGTAATCCGGTAAATACACAAGTTTCTGCTTATGATTACTGGAGAAGCTATAGTGATGTAACCTCTAATTTTGTTTATGATGCTGACTTTGTAAAACTTAGAGCAGTATCTTTAAGCTATAACTTCCCAAAATCTGCTTTTGCAAATTCTCCATTTCAATCAGTTAGTTTAGCTTTTTCTGCTCATAATTTATGGACAATTTATAGTGCAACGCCAAATATTGACCCAGAGTCAAATTACTCTAATAGTAATGCTCAAGGGCTTGAGAGAGCTTCTATGCCTTTGACAAGAAACTACGGTTTAACGCTTAATGTCAAATTCTAA
- a CDS encoding SusD/RagB family nutrient-binding outer membrane lipoprotein, whose amino-acid sequence MKNKYIKLFCIAIVSAVTLTSCDSGFEELNTNPNALSKPATKSMFTLAEIYMDGQDYSNTRGNNAYAAQMVQHFASLGGPGSKYSYSSEYSASLFGESYGKGLNQIFQLMSVLPNTPENTNMIQACRIMKVFLFQKLTDTYGEVPYFEAGKGYNGNIFAPKYDTQEVIYNDLLKELDEAGDALDVNKGFVGNADLFYQSDVTKWKKLANSLMLRVAMRLSKVDPAKSKQFVEKAFAKGVFSSNAESLVLKHEANPQGVKTNPITSSWVRNDLNAGDGNTKYSKTFIDLLKNTNDPRLRIYAKLEATGDNNPASQQGLANDAKEFPGGDKKKFSDPNTSTVLRLDAPTLIMSYAEVQFLLAEAALKGWNVSGTAQQHYEDGVKGAMGILTIFGDKVPAVSLSEYNTYMTANPFKASGTNAEKLEQIITQKWIVLLFNGFEAYSEWRRTGYPVLVPVNDPSGETNGTIPRRLIYDQSELITNAANYKEAVQRQGLDLMTTRIWWDK is encoded by the coding sequence ATGAAAAATAAATATATAAAACTATTTTGTATCGCAATAGTTAGTGCAGTGACATTGACTTCATGTGATAGCGGATTCGAGGAATTGAATACTAATCCAAACGCTTTATCAAAACCAGCAACAAAATCTATGTTTACGCTTGCTGAAATATATATGGATGGACAAGATTATTCTAATACCAGAGGAAACAATGCTTATGCAGCCCAAATGGTTCAGCATTTTGCTTCATTGGGAGGACCAGGTTCAAAATACAGTTATTCATCTGAGTATTCAGCTTCTTTGTTTGGAGAATCATATGGTAAAGGATTGAATCAGATTTTCCAATTGATGTCAGTTTTACCAAACACACCAGAGAATACAAATATGATTCAGGCTTGTAGAATTATGAAGGTATTCTTGTTTCAAAAATTGACGGATACTTATGGAGAAGTTCCTTATTTTGAAGCTGGTAAAGGGTATAATGGAAATATTTTTGCTCCAAAATACGACACTCAGGAAGTAATCTACAACGATCTTTTAAAAGAGTTGGATGAAGCTGGTGATGCATTAGATGTTAACAAGGGTTTTGTGGGTAACGCAGATTTGTTTTACCAAAGTGATGTTACTAAATGGAAAAAATTAGCCAACTCATTAATGCTAAGAGTAGCTATGCGTTTGTCTAAAGTAGATCCTGCTAAATCAAAACAATTTGTAGAAAAAGCTTTTGCAAAAGGTGTTTTTAGTTCAAATGCTGAAAGTTTAGTATTGAAACATGAAGCTAATCCACAAGGGGTAAAAACAAACCCAATAACTTCATCTTGGGTTAGAAATGACTTGAATGCAGGTGATGGAAATACAAAATACAGCAAAACTTTTATTGATTTGCTAAAAAACACCAATGACCCTCGTTTGAGAATTTATGCTAAATTAGAAGCTACAGGAGACAACAATCCAGCGAGTCAACAAGGGCTAGCCAATGATGCAAAAGAGTTTCCAGGCGGAGACAAAAAAAAGTTCTCAGATCCTAACACATCTACAGTATTGCGTCTAGATGCACCAACATTAATTATGTCTTATGCAGAGGTTCAATTCTTGTTGGCAGAAGCTGCATTAAAAGGTTGGAATGTTTCTGGAACGGCACAACAACATTATGAAGATGGGGTAAAAGGAGCAATGGGAATTCTAACCATTTTTGGAGACAAAGTGCCTGCTGTTTCATTATCAGAGTACAATACTTACATGACAGCTAATCCTTTTAAAGCTTCAGGAACAAATGCCGAAAAGTTGGAACAAATTATAACTCAAAAATGGATTGTTTTGTTGTTTAATGGTTTCGAGGCATATTCAGAGTGGAGAAGAACAGGATATCCTGTTTTAGTTCCTGTTAATGATCCTTCTGGAGAAACTAACGGGACAATTCCAAGAAGATTAATTTATGATCAGTCAGAATTAATAACAAATGCAGCCAACTATAAGGAAGCTGTACAACGCCAAGGTTTAGACTTAATGACAACCAGAATTTGGTGGGATAAATAA
- a CDS encoding beta-mannosidase yields the protein MNLIKSHSLLFGSLSLLIGFINGRSDNSQNISIEINKGWQFHQVNQSDWHPATVPGEVHTDLLKNKMIPDPFYRDNEKKLVWIEKKDWEYKTTFEVAQKILDKKNSKLVFDGLDTYATVYLNDKQILKTDNMFRQWSADVKPYLKEGKNELRVVFKSAQNVVDSLAKKDLPYVIPDNPRAYVRKAQYHFGWDWGPKFTTCGIWKSVRLEVFNETAIEKEYKAPHQYELVQEADNVGKSFYFKIDGKPVYMKGANYIPSDAFLSRVTHAEYDKVIATAKDANMNMLRVWGGGIYESDYFYDLCDKNGIYVWQDFMFAGTMVPGDKHFFDNVREEVKYQVKRLRHHPSIVVWCGNNEIDEAFKNWGWQKTFKIDKKDSIRLWNDYKRLFQDSIPKWVKEVDPHRPYVSSSPLLGWGKPQSITEGDSHYWGTWWGLEDIEVTQKKTGRFVSEYGMQAMPNYSTTERITIEEDRHLYSDVLKAHQKAGKGFNKLNSYLQRYFKDTTNVKTWSVKDYTYLTQCLQYYSFKNIIGIHRSKAPYNMGTILWQLNDCWPVASWSITDYYNRQPKAAWYAVKEAYRDDVKPVVDLTRPINLKLENPKIKFKLDGQKIVLKADKDAKYVWIDIKGYTGRLSDNYFDLKAGQEKTISIESQIANPSITITSLYEVLNRNK from the coding sequence ATGAATCTAATAAAGTCACACTCCCTTCTTTTCGGATCTTTATCATTGCTTATTGGTTTCATAAACGGACGTTCAGATAACAGTCAGAACATTTCTATTGAAATCAATAAAGGTTGGCAATTTCATCAAGTAAATCAAAGCGACTGGCATCCTGCAACTGTACCTGGAGAAGTGCACACAGATTTATTGAAAAACAAAATGATACCAGACCCTTTTTATCGTGATAATGAGAAAAAGTTGGTATGGATAGAAAAGAAAGACTGGGAGTATAAGACTACTTTTGAAGTTGCTCAAAAGATATTAGATAAAAAAAATAGCAAATTGGTTTTTGATGGTCTGGATACATACGCCACGGTATATTTGAACGATAAGCAAATACTAAAGACTGATAATATGTTCCGTCAGTGGAGTGCTGATGTAAAACCTTATTTGAAAGAAGGAAAAAATGAATTGAGAGTAGTCTTTAAATCTGCCCAAAACGTAGTAGACTCACTTGCTAAAAAAGATTTACCGTATGTGATTCCAGATAATCCAAGAGCTTATGTGCGCAAAGCCCAATATCATTTTGGTTGGGATTGGGGACCAAAATTTACTACATGCGGAATTTGGAAATCAGTTAGATTAGAAGTATTCAACGAAACAGCAATAGAAAAGGAATATAAGGCACCACACCAATACGAGCTGGTACAAGAAGCTGATAATGTCGGCAAATCATTTTATTTCAAAATAGATGGTAAGCCCGTTTACATGAAAGGGGCAAATTATATACCATCGGATGCATTCCTTTCCAGAGTAACCCATGCAGAATATGATAAAGTGATTGCTACCGCCAAAGATGCGAATATGAACATGCTTCGAGTTTGGGGAGGCGGAATCTACGAGAGTGATTACTTCTATGATTTATGTGATAAAAACGGAATTTATGTATGGCAGGATTTTATGTTTGCCGGCACGATGGTTCCTGGCGATAAACACTTTTTTGATAATGTAAGGGAAGAAGTAAAATACCAAGTAAAGCGTTTGCGTCACCATCCTTCAATTGTAGTTTGGTGTGGAAACAATGAAATAGATGAAGCTTTCAAAAACTGGGGATGGCAAAAAACATTCAAAATAGATAAAAAGGATTCTATCCGATTATGGAATGATTATAAAAGATTATTTCAGGATAGTATTCCAAAGTGGGTAAAAGAGGTAGATCCGCATCGACCTTACGTGAGTAGTTCACCTTTATTGGGTTGGGGAAAACCACAAAGCATTACCGAAGGCGACAGTCATTATTGGGGAACTTGGTGGGGATTGGAAGATATAGAAGTTACCCAAAAGAAAACCGGTCGCTTTGTGAGTGAATACGGAATGCAGGCAATGCCTAATTATTCTACCACCGAAAGAATCACAATTGAAGAGGATAGACATTTGTATTCGGATGTGTTAAAAGCACACCAAAAAGCAGGTAAAGGATTTAATAAATTGAATTCGTATTTGCAGCGCTATTTCAAAGACACCACCAATGTCAAAACATGGTCTGTAAAAGATTATACGTATCTCACGCAGTGCTTACAATATTATTCTTTTAAAAACATAATAGGAATACATCGTTCAAAAGCGCCTTATAATATGGGAACCATTTTGTGGCAACTCAATGATTGTTGGCCAGTGGCTAGTTGGAGTATTACCGATTACTACAATCGCCAACCCAAAGCAGCTTGGTATGCTGTAAAAGAAGCGTATAGAGATGATGTAAAACCGGTAGTAGATTTGACCCGCCCAATAAATTTGAAGTTAGAAAATCCTAAAATCAAATTTAAACTGGATGGACAAAAAATAGTTCTTAAAGCTGATAAAGATGCCAAATATGTTTGGATAGACATCAAAGGATATACAGGAAGGTTGAGTGATAACTATTTTGATTTGAAAGCAGGACAGGAAAAGACCATTAGTATAGAAAGTCAGATTGCAAACCCAAGTATCACAATCACATCTTTGTATGAAGTTTTAAATAGGAATAAATAG